GCCGAAATAgtgttttggtttcttttttcagcgaagcgaacggagcctaaGTTTTACGGTAAACTAGACTTGGatttatttaaaaataaataaaatataccggaggtccattaactttcgtggAAGTAtcatttaggtccatcaactttgaaactatATTTTTAGGGCAGCGTATGCCATGGAAACCAAGGAGCTGTGCAAACTATGCAAACTCTAATATAGACCACTGGACTCTAATCCGATGGTTAGAGGTAAAGGTGGGTTATTTTAGCACTTAACCCCCCCCACTCATCCCATATAATCCAAGATTTTGCAAATCACCCCAGCCTGTACGGTTCCCTTCCGTCTCCTCGCGATCCCCGTACGGCGCGATACAGCGCCGCGACGATGCCCGCGTCGAGGCCTGGCCGCGCCGTTTCGTTTACGGCGATTGTTTACGGCGCCGCCGTCCCTCGCGTTAGTATACAGCGCGGTTGACTCGAGGAGCTCGACCCAGCAGCCACCGGCGCCAGCGCCGGAGGCCTCTGCGGACGGCAGCGGCCCGGCCTCAGCGAAGCGCACGGTGACGGCGACCCCCAGTACCTGCTTGTCTTTGGCTGTATATATTGATCGATCGATCAGCTGGCCGGATCGTCCACGACAGTACGTACATGTACGTACGTGAACACCAGATCTTTGGCTTAATTTGCTGCCTGCCTTTCTGACAGTATGTACGATCTAATCTAATAAGGTGTGCTGCACTAGTATTCGTTTACATGTAATCTAATAAGGTGTGCTGCACCAGGTGTGCCCGCTGCCGCCATGGAGACCGACCAGGGCGACGCAGGAGAAGGAGCAGGGCTTCCTGGCCCCCGTGCGCAacctgtggcgttggagaccgccGCAGCCGCTGCCACCAAGTCTCAGGTCGCCGTTGATCCCGTCATCGCCGTTGATCCCGTTGTCGCCGATGATCATGCCGTCATCACGATCGACGCGGTCGACGCCGGAGTTGGAGGCCACCTTGAACAGCCAAGCACACCTAAGCCGAAACCTTCTCCGAGTTTAGTAGTAAGTTGCATAGAACATATGGTTTTTTTGTTTGCAAAGAACTAGTTTGCCTGGTCTGTTGCTCATACAATTTTACACTTGTATAGGACACAAATTGCAAAGAACATTTGAAGCCTGTAGTTGGAATGATCTTTGATACTCTCACAGATGTGGAAACATTTTACAAATCGTATGCACACGAAGTTGGTTTCTCTGTTCGTGTTGGTCAGCACAAGAAGGAAAATGATGAAATATTATTCAAGCGGTATTGTTGTTCAAGGGAAGGGTACAGACAGGAGAGCGTAAAAAATGTTAGTGGTGAAtccggaaaaaaaaaagaaagtcaCCAAATGTGATGGAATCCAGATGTGGTTGTCAGGCACATATTGTTGTCAAGCTTGACAGTGACAAGAAGTATCGAATATATTCAATGGTTGAGGCGCACAGCCATTGTTTTGTGTCGCCAGATAAGAGACATTTGCTACGATCCAACCGAAATGTCAGTGAGAGAGCAAAGAGTACTTTGTTCAATTGTCATAAGGCTAGCATTGGCACATCACAAGCATATCGACTTCTCCATGTCAGAGAGGGTGGGTTTGAGAATGTTGGGTGCACAAAGAGGGATTTGCAAAACTATTTCAGTGACCTCAGAACAAAAATCAAGGATGCAGATGCACAAATGTTTGTGGCACAACTTGAGCGAAAGAAGGAAGTAAATCCTGCCTTCTTTTATGAGTTTATGGTGGATGAACAAAGACGACTTGTTCGTGTATTTTGGGCAGATGCTATATGCAGGAAAAACTATAGTGTTTTTGGTGATGTGATTTCGGTAGATGCAACATATACTACCAACCAGTATAACATGAAATTTGTGCCATTTACTGGAGTCAATCATCACTTGCAAAGTGTTTTCCTTGGGGCAGCATTCTTAGCAGATGAAAAGATCGATTCATATGTATGGTTGTTTATGACCTTTCTTAAGGCCATGGGTGGAGTAGCACCTCATCTAATCACAACAGATGAAGATGCGAGCATGATGGCTGCTATTGCTCAGATTCTACCAGATACAGCTCATAGATTTTGCATGTGGCATATCATGGAAAAGGTACCTGAGAAGGTCGGGCCGTCTATAAGAAATGATGAACAATTTTGGGAAAGACTAAACAAGTGTGTTTGGGGGACTGAGAATTTAGATGATTTTGTGTCACAATGGAATTCTATCATAACAGATTATGAACTCATGGAAAATGATTGGTTTTCCAATAGGTTTGCCATTCGCGAATCATGGATTCCGGTATACTTTTTGGACATACCTCTAGCAGGAATGCTTAGGACTACATCACGGTCGGAGAGTGCAAATTCTTTTTTTAACCGTTTCATTCATAGAAAGTTGACCTTTGTTGAGTTCTGGCTAAGGTTTGACACAGCTTTGGAGTGCCAGCGCCAAGAGGAGTTGAAAGCCGACAATGCAAGTCTTCACAGCACTCCTAAATTGATGACACCATGGGCCATGGAGAAGCAATGTAGAGGGATATATACACATGAAGTTTTTAGTAAATTTCAGGAACAACTCGTAGCTGCAAGAGACCATTGCATTATTCAAGGTATTTCAGAGTGTGAAGATATAAGATGTTTCACCATCAGTAGCCTAACTGGAAAAGATCGAGTTGTTCATATGAACAAGTCAAACATGCTTGGTAGGTGCTCCTGTAAATTATATGAGTCATATGGCATCCCGTGTCGTCATATCATACAAGTGCTTCGAGTCGAGAAACAAAATGAGATACCTTCAATTTATATTATGAAGAGATGGGAGACAAGATGTAAAAGGTGTGTACTGTACTTTTTTTTTCTATGCCTGTTTTGTTTCCTTCTGTATAGGCCAACAATCCTTCTGTTTCGTTTTACAGGGAACTATTCTTTGATGAGGAAGGTAACCTACTAGATGAAAAGCCTAAGGATCCCATGGAGGTGGCAATGCGGAAAAAGATTTCAGAATCACGCAACAAGTTTGAAGATCTTATCCAAATGGCCAAGAACTCAGAACAAGGGATAGACTTTTTATATTctagtttatccaacctagtagaACCTCTCCAACAAATCACGCCTGCTATGAGAGTTGATAAACATGAGGAATATGAAACTTTCCTGGGTAATAAAATTCCAAATGAAGTCGATATACATCCACCAAATGATATCAAGTCAAAAGGGAGATGCAAAAGAATTAAGAAGGGCAAGGAGAAGAAGGCTGGAAGTGGAGGTCAGGGTAAAAATAAACGGAAATGTCGAAAATGTAATCAAGTTGCGGATCATGATGCACGCAATTGCCCAAACAATGTTGTTGGCTGATATTTTTTTACACTTGGAATGTTGTTGGCTGTCCGACAACACAGAGTTTGTTACCtttagtttgtttttttttaattcggAAGAACCTATGTTTGATTGATCAGTACCATTGTCGAAGTAAATGTGCAATTCTGAGAATTATTTGCAGTTAATTATTGTCCATGTGCTATTGCTAGTTCATTTTGCAAGCTCGTGTGTGCAATTGTTGATCGCCGTGGACGTGCATGCTACTGTGTGCATGCTCCTGTTGTTTGGTTGCGGCACCAGGTGACTTGTGTTTGGCTTGCGTATATGCATGTCAGGTTGTCAGGATGGGGAGGAAAAATGCAGTCATGTCAAGTCTGAATTGTTATCTTACAGGCGCTGGGACTTCTGTATCGCGTCGTACGGGGATCGTGAGGAGACGGAAGGGAACCGTACAGGCGCTGAGGCTGGGGTGATTTGCAAAATCTTGGATTAATTAGATGGGATGAGTGGGGGTTTAAGTGCTAAAATAACCCACCTTTACCTCTAACCATCGGATTAGAGTCCAGTGGTCTAGATTAGAGTTTGCATAGTTTGCACAGCTCCTTAGTTTCCATAGCATACGCTGCCTATTTTTAGATCTATAAACCTTTAAAATAGTTTACGATAGATCCATACTCATTTATTTAATCTTAAATCCAAAATACATTTACAAAAAACCACGTATATTTTTTTATCTTCAACGCGCTCACCCCTCCTGCTCAACGCAGTTGAGCACTCTAAGAAACACAACCCGCGAATTCGCCGCCGCCAGCCCCAGTCCTACATGCTCTGCCTCTGCTATAAAATGCTTCCCATCGCCACGATTATCCTCGCGTAAACTCCTGACCAACACCTCCCGCCCGATGTGTCTCCCGCACCACGTCAGTGGGGCCGGCCTCCACGTCAAACAGCACTGACTACTGTTGCGGTATCTTCTGAAGGAGAGCTGCGCGCGCATGGCAGCGCCAGAGACAACATATACCGGTTGGGtagtggtgatggcagagacgaCATCTACTGGTTCGCGGCCTCCACAAGGGCAGTCTTGTCCTGGTGGATGAAGAAGGCGTAGAAGCCGCCGGCGATGGTGGCGAACGCCATCGCCCACAcgaggagcgccaccggcgccgGCATGATGGCCGCCACCTTCTGGGAGAACATGACGGTGAGCAGCGTGGTCAGCGCCCAGACGCAAGCCTTGAGCCACCCGCGGCGAGGCGAGTCCCgcggcgtcatctcgaacaggcggaGGCAGAGAAAGAGCAGCACCAGGTCCACGTACGACCCCGCCACGAACGCTATCGTCCCGAGGTCGCGGTCGGAGCGGTAGATGGCCATGCCCGAGTTGAAGGTCAGGAACCCGAACCCGAGCGCTGTCAGCCATGAGAATCCGCCGCCGTCTCCTCCGTTGTTCATACTCCTATTATTTCGGTTTCTCGATTCTTCGTCGTCCAAAAGCGGAAGCTTCTTTGGGGACGACATAATAACGTGGCACCGCCAGAATGTAATATCTGCACACGTTCAAGCCTTCTTCAGTAACACAGGGGACATGAACTGGAGCTGGAGCTGGTCTTGTAGAATCCTCAAGTCCTTGAAGATGCCATGAATACTATACGTAGAAATTTAAGAATTGAGTTACAGAGATTAAAAAAAATAACAAACTAGATTTCGAAGAAGAATTTCTATCTACATATGAaaaaagattatatatatatatatatatagagagagagagcgctctactactaccctgtagctggccctacaaaataatttattctgtagccattttgagttacaataattactatgttaatttacgagattatagtaactccttactaagtggtttactataacgttatggtaaatatccctatgtattataataacccaactatcgtaaatatgtattgacattatcgtaaattagtatataaaattatcataaatggaggtggctacagaataactatatatatatatatataaggcaaTAATAAACCATTTCAACGAAAAGAAATCATTGACGAGATGTAGAGTCATGGATGCAGCAAGGCTCTCCTATATGCATGCATCTCCTCTAATGGGTTTAGATGCATGAAATTATTATGCTTTGTATATAAACAATTATATTCCAAGGCATGCAGAAACAAGGCCTTCACGGCAAGGTGGGCCGAACTCTGTGTCTCTCTCTGTTGTTGTTTCGGCCTGACCGTTTTAAGGCCGGCCTCTTAGGCTATCCCAGAATGGAAGGCTATAGTATAGTTAGTGCATGTTTAGTTCACGAATTTTAAGAATTTAGTTACTacaacacttttgtttttatttaacaATTAATATTTAATTACAGACTAATTAaactcaaaacgtttgtctcgtaatttctaactaaactgtgtaattagtttttttatctatatttaatgctccatgcacgtatcgcaaataAAGACACATGATGTTATAGTAAAAATAGCATACTGAGCATGAGTTTATATAGACAAAAGAAGAGGGTCCTCCACTGCTCCAGTAATACTCATACTAGTAAGTTTAGTAGATTTCACATCCTAAAGTATTTAGATACTAATTAAAAAAACTAAACATGAATCTAATTAGGTTTAAGAAATTCATCTAATAAATTAATCTCaatctatacaattagttttgtaattagtctacatTTAATAGATGTgatatggactaaattttagtagtAAATAAACATATgaattgttacgagagaaaaatactattatagCCTAGATTTGTAACACTTGCTAGCTGTCTGATCTGCTCCCTCATTCCAACGCTCTGGCCTATCCTCGCCAcacacaaaaaggaaaagaaaacaaagaaattaAACGTCACCATGGATTCAAGCACAAACTCCCACAGTCCATCCCGGCCGGCCGAGGCCGAGGAAAGCCGTAGAAATTGGAAGATATGAAACGAAAACTAAAATGGGCTATTGCTTCCTGCGCCTCCTGAGTAGGAGTAGCAGCTAGCGCTGCTACCTACCTCGACTCCTCGAGCCAACACACAATCACACAAACACGACCGTGACGGCCGGCTGTTTAGGAGGCGGGCGCAGATGGAGCGCAGCACCGAACGAATTCGATCAGAGAGGAGTTGGGCAGGGGACCGGCCTCCACCCAGTTCAGCTCTAGCTCACAAGTTACAGGACCGCAGCAGCAAGGGGACGCGGCGGAGCAGGCGGTTCTATATGTCACAGGCTCACACAGCTAGTAGCTATACTTAGCTAGCTAGCGTCCATGCATGGTGGGCACCGGCAGCGGGGGAGGGTGTGGCCACGTATGGTTGGGTAAAGGTAGCTGGGCTCATGCATGGAGGAAGATACGGGAGTTATTGAGTATATGTGACGGCAAAACGCATGGTGAAAGCAAGAGTGCCTTTGGCCGTTTGGCGTCCTCACCTTGAGCTGGTTGATGGCGTCCCTTCGCTAAGTGGAACGCCGTCGAGCGCGTTTGCTTGCCGGTGAGGGAGAAGAATGTGAAACTGGGCTGTGGCTGCGAATGCTCCAATGGACTGGACTGCGCGCGTCGTATCTTATATAGACGCAAAATCGACGACGAAGGAGAACGAGCGCGTAGCTCGGTGGCTAGCTTCTCCGGTGTGAGAGCGGCCCGCCCGACGTATTCTTCGAGACCAGGGCAGTCTCATAAATTTTATGGGCTGAACGGGACGATTAAAGTATATAATTTGTAGTgtatatttaatttttttttgaaaatataaCAGTGCATCAAAGAAGATAAAAAATGACAAAATAACTATAATGGTTATCTCAAATAAAACTACGGTGCTTCAGTGCTTTTAAAAAAAGCATTTTTGGGtatttcttgatgcaaaatctTCAATAACACATTCAAGATCAATTGTATCTAAAATATCCTTCTCAATGCTGCACATAGCTAAGCCATTTAATCTTTCTTGTAGCGTAGTTGACCTCAAACAATTTTTTAGTAGCTTCAATTTAGAGAAGCTTCTTTCAGCTGATGCTACTGTCACTGGAATAGTTAACAGAATCCAATATGTAATAGAGGCATTTGGATAGTAATCTGCAACTTTAACAAAGTGAAGAATATCAGATGCTGATATCAACTGATCTGGTAAAGTTACTTGCAACACTTTCAACTCAGAGAACAAATCATC
The nucleotide sequence above comes from Miscanthus floridulus cultivar M001 chromosome 18, ASM1932011v1, whole genome shotgun sequence. Encoded proteins:
- the LOC136520099 gene encoding uncharacterized protein produces the protein MSSPKKLPLLDDEESRNRNNRSMNNGGDGGGFSWLTALGFGFLTFNSGMAIYRSDRDLGTIAFVAGSYVDLVLLFLCLRLFEMTPRDSPRRGWLKACVWALTTLLTVMFSQKVAAIMPAPVALLVWAMAFATIAGGFYAFFIHQDKTALVEAANQ